The Alligator mississippiensis isolate rAllMis1 chromosome 11, rAllMis1, whole genome shotgun sequence genomic interval ATGTCACACGAGAGCAGTGACTGTGAACACGTGCTTGAGGTCAGGGGGGCAAACAAccagccaggagctcccagtgcaaCGCTGGGAGGAAATGTCCCAGGGATGCTGAACGAGGGAAAAGCAACAGAGTTAGGCAGGGATGCTGTCTTTTGTACAGTGTCAGTGTGAGTAGTACTGGGAGCCATAACCAGGTCTGGGGGTCGCATgtgggacaagggggaagaggagagaggcgTCAATAAGAACCAAAGCAGTGACTCAAAGCTTGGTGAGAACAGCTCCTAGCAGGGTGTCAAAAATACGGccggtgagctggatccagtccccagagccatgtcctgtggtctgcagggctcctggaggggccagggatTTGGGGTGGGACAAGATGAGGAACCGCCACTGAATTGCAGGGTGCGGAGCCGCCATGGACGTGTGCTGCAGCGCTGGGGGGTGACTGACGGCTGCGTGAATCCCTGAGGCTCCCTGAGCTGACGCCGATCTGCTCCGACCAcgggtgccactgctcccacaactgcaggcgggggtctggatccagactgcgcggatccctgcaagccagatctagcCCTGAGTGCCGGGGGGGGCTAAGTGGGTTTATTCCCAAGGGCCTTGTTTATTCCAGTGGAAAAGACTGGgaagctccctgtgctgcagcatggatacagagctgggtcttcccaacccacaccaaacaaacacagctcaaacccccagaaaccccacagcccccatgacTGAGAGATCTTGACTCCAGTGACTTGGTACAAATATTAGCCTGGAATGGGCTCCATGGATCgcgcagggggagtggggcaggcagggggttgtcCCCTGCTATTCAGAGAAGCCTGTTACAAGGGCCCATTTGTACACATTGTACtttcaccagaaaaatatacTGCGTAGCGAAGGGCCCTGCTTATTCCAATGAAAAGACTCTGGAGAAATCTGCGTTCCAGCTGGGATTCACAGCTGGGTCCTTCCCTTCCCATTGAGTgccttcagcaccacaaagccatTGCTCCTGAAACatactccccatccccatctctcttctatttctcccTCTGGTCTTGACAAACTCCAACCTAGAGAACAGCTATTGGTTGTGGCagtgggtgtttgtgcccaaaagcttacaaagaacattttttccaactatatctcctaagagatatcacatctacccaaagcacctCGGCAACCTGGAGCAGAGAGAACTTTTCCCGTTGCCACTTTCTTGAAACACCTCCCTGACCACCCAACGTTGACTTGTTGAGGAATAAAGGTGGTTTCCCATTGAACAGTATTAGCAGTTTCTCAGGCAGCTCGACCTTGACTTTCTGAGCTAAACATGCCAGGTTTCTCCTGTGTGTTGTAGACCCTGTTCTCTACAGCAATGGAtcatcttgtcttctttcttaccTTGCATGTCATGAGCTTGTATTTCACACAGGAATTTGAGATGAACACCAACacttataagaaaagaaaactaaagcttAACTTTATTATCCTACATCTCCTCTTAGTTTCTATAGCATCTATGTTCAACATGACACATTACACTAAATCTATGTTCAACAGTGCACGTGGTTTATGCCTTTGCTCTCTTCACTCCCTGAATGGCTCTCGATGGATTCAAGGACAGGCTACTAACACAACAGACGCCGGGATGGTCTGATTATGTCccgatgcctcagaggaaggcgaaaaaccccccgaagttggttccataaatgaagggggaaaaaattccttcctggccccaaatggcgaccggccaaagccctgaggcaggggtcacaaaatgccaTCCACACAACAAGAGCATCCTCCACTTGGCAACCTGGGCACTACAAACTCATGGTGCCtggtctttccccagccctttgcagagctggtctggaagatattcaagttcttcaccacgagggtttctcaggctgctcctcttgcagaggctgacttGGCTGTGGCGGACGGCTCAGACTGGATGATGACTTGTCAGTCGGTGACGTGTGTGGTGGCTTCAGCGCTGTtgcagcttttctctgtagccatcGGGCTCCCGGTGAGGTTGGGGAGGTCATCTTCTCTCATGGAGGTGCTGTCAGGGTTGAGGTGGTCTGCAGGTGTTGCTACGCAGcgtaagaaaaagcagcagaagattAAATCCATGCATTGGGACCATGATACAAGGCTGCGATGTGaggaagtggggactgggagctttcccaggacacaaaggcctgaacatttgaatgaggggaaaaaaaatagatggtgcttagcctcctgcctggaagaagctgaacatctttaggcatcactgcccagccacgttcaagatgaggtagatgctctgaatggacaaccccagccccaaaaagACCATGGTTGAGAGAGCTACAAGCAAGGGAAAGCAGGTCTCCGACTGTGGGagtgacagcagcctttaacaggaggcagagggtccCCCCTGTACTGGGGTGGCTCAGccacttgggagaggtcccgggGCTCCTTCATGAAAGATGGCAACACCCTGCAGGCCCACCCATGCCAcccggggcagagggcaggtttacccgggggcagcagggcacgaggaaaggctcctgccattgagaggaaagaaaggaaagaactgCGGAGGACGGATCCTAGGACAGGACTCtgtagggcagaggggagaattgCCCACACGCGGCAGGGAGCAGGTTTGTGTTAGTGCCAagagcctccccctcccttcccactgctccctgctccccagcggcagaggggacaggacagtaCCTGCAGGAGCAAGTGTGGGCGGCTGGAGAGAGGCGATGGCGCTGGAGGAGGtgaccagcaggctgtgcccttgCAGATCTTTAGGCAGCTCCTTCAGGTAGGTGATAATGAAGAGCTTATTCAGGACCCTGATGGggatttctttctcctgcagAGGTACAAGAGCTGGTCATAGCCTATCCTACACCCAGAAAGgacaggggatgtggggaggggtcatggggcagggattggactGAAACCAAGGGGTCTTGGCAACAGCTCAGGGAAATGGGGGGCAGGTTCCTTGAGCAACATTTTTCTGAGAATCGCGGTAAAGACAgagggtggcagctctgggcaaTGGGGCAGATCAGCAGCGCCAAGTGCCTGAATCCTCCGTTCTCCCTAGAGCAAGCACAGGATCGTGGGCAGGAGAAGAAATGGAGCCATGCAGGGACCTGTGCACCTCCTAAAGACTCCTGACTGCAGACTGGGAATGGGAAGCTTGTCCTGAGGGAACATGCTGTGTATCTTTGGGCCTGGCAAGAGACCTTGACCCTCAGGGGCATGACATGTGCAAAGGACAGGCTGGTGCCATCCTGCCTAGGCAGATTAATTCATTCCTTTCTCCAAGGCACTTGGCAGGCCTCCCGTTCTCCTCAAGGCCAGTTTGCTCAGAAGGCAagggagatttgcaccttacagacaggGGCAGGTCACTAATTGAGTTAGTCTGCGAAGTACAAATGGATCCCACCGTGAGCTAGAGCTCAGACTCCGGTGTGTAGTGACCTCTCTTTGCTCCACGTTGTCCCCACACAACAGGTCGTGATGGGACGACAGCAACTTTACGTGGAACAGAGCCGAGGGGCCGTGAGctcactctcctccctccccgcactcccCAACGTGGCTGCTGACCTTGTGCCCCATCAAGCGGCCGGCTTCCCCCAAGATTGCATACAGGAAaaccagcccagcttggctgatgTGCATCGGTCCATTGCGAACTGCATGAAGGGCCCTCTGCAGGAAAGCTCTTctttgctcctccagcaagaTCTTTCTCAGCCCCTGAAACAGGAGAACACAAGGCTGGCTACAACCCACACacaggctccatctctggggcTGGCACCACATTGCCCTGGACACTTGCAAGGCTGTAACCCACCGCAGGAAGACCCGTGCCAGCTGGAGACAAGCACCAAGCCTTTCTCCGAACCCCTTCATCACACACACCATCTTCACCTCTCCCACTCTCGCCAGGTCCCTGTACTTCTGGACCTGGCTCTGATCGTTCTGGCGCTTGAACCGCAGCTCCTCTGCCCCTCGCATGTCTTGGCCTAGGACAAGTGGAGACACATGGCTCTGAGCTGCCATGCTAGCTTTGGTGCTCAATGTCCACCcagtggggctctggctgcccttctggcaccatgaagggcagggccccagcaggaaggTCATTGTTCTGCAGGAGTCAATGGACACCACGTGTCCTGGGACCAGtctgggctgggggcctggggatgggctCCCTGGTTCCCGCATGAGACACCCAGGATgggtgcattagcacaggctgcAGTACCACAGCTCGGCGCTGAGGTGAAGAGGCCCAAATCATTAACGCCGACACCCTGAGTTGTTCCCAGGTTGGGAATGGACAGATGGAGACAAAGCGTCTGGCCCAGCACCTGGGACCAGGCTTTTGGAGGGAAACTGCTGGCATCGGAGCCTTGTACTCCAGCTGGGTCTCCTTACCCCTCTGATGAAGGAGGATTTGAGCGAGCAAATACATGCAcgccctggccttgcagctgaTGGTCTCCTCCGGGTCGTTGATGGACAGACCCAGGCGGgctgccatgtcccccacctccagtATGTCAGGGGAGCCCTAAGCAGGGGGAGAGGATCAGGCAGTTCATGCCtgtcccaccttccttccccaatacATCCCCAGGCACAGTTCTCTTTCTCCACCTCTCCGCATTACCCAGcaggagggcaggaaggcagagaccacagtgccagagcatgacagccctctcttcccatgggaacctgcagcccagggacttgcCCGGGGCCCCAGGATCACTCCCCGTGCCTCATGCTCC includes:
- the LOC132244188 gene encoding uncharacterized protein LOC132244188 gives rise to the protein METISVEGDRKHILAYSIDAIRCLSDPKLSLEPALESRLLRAAVEKSFLAIGRETHRNQVVQRLYEEYLEGLLCCVLSSAPSLGKLYSIWEHFTSWTEAPDAQHRALGMKIMTGAIAFAVQLLPQFEGSPDILEVGDMAARLGLSINDPEETISCKARACMYLLAQILLHQRGQDMRGAEELRFKRQNDQSQVQKYRDLARVGEGLRKILLEEQRRAFLQRALHAVRNGPMHISQAGLVFLYAILGEAGRLMGHKEKEIPIRVLNKLFIITYLKELPKDLQGHSLLVTSSSAIASLQPPTLAPAATPADHLNPDSTSMREDDLPNLTGSPMATEKSCNSAEATTHVTD